Part of the Benincasa hispida cultivar B227 chromosome 12, ASM972705v1, whole genome shotgun sequence genome is shown below.
caattttcaaaatgtatacATTTTCTCTAATTACATACAATTTAAGTCAACCTTTTAACTATACAATTaaggttttaaaattatattttcacAATTTAGTCATTTCAactttatttcctttatttcatgaactttttaatttattgatacCTCAGTCTTAGTAGGTAATAATTTGATTCCAATATTTCTTACAAAGTAAAAACggataattttaaagaaaatttcatgatagaaaaattatattattacaaatttaaaatagaataaaatttttaCAACTAGATTGTTATAAAATTCAAAGTATGtgaattattacaaaataaagtAAGTTGTTACTTGCATGAAAATTTGAGatcctaaaatatttttaacccTAGAATTAAATTTTATCTATGGATTTAATAAGATATATCAACTCTTatgactattttattttattttaatattgcaaGTTTGGaaacttttttataaaaatatgcaTGTTTTGAAATTTACTAGAGAACTATGGTAGAATCTCACATGTTGAAGAGACGACCTACTTAGAAATCAACTCCAAAGGCCAAAAAGTTTgccatttatttaaaaaaataaaaaataaaaaataagaagaatagCTCTTGGACGGATGATCTATCCAAACATCATCATATTCTTAGTTTTTTAAGTCAATTTTTTGCTTACACTTAATAATGTTGTAGAATTAGGAGAAAAATAACAGGGTAGGAGAAGAAGGAAAGTAGAGACTATACATATTCTGTATTTATGGTATATTTTAAAGATCCCTATGATCACTATTTGTagagtttataatatatgaaaagataaatagaaaagatattggactattttcaaatatagaaaaataaactaaaatatttataaacatagCAAAAGTTCACTGTTTATCTATGACAAATCGCAAATAGACTATTAATTGTATCTAtttgtgtcatgatagacataAATACTAATCTATCGCAGATAGAcggtgatattttactattatttataaatattttcaaccattccctcatttaaaataattttttaaacatatttggGTCAGTGTAatttatgtgtatatatatatatatacaacaaattttttttataaatatttcgaATATTTATAACCAAGACAAAACttttcattttctaataaatagcacacattttttcattttttttaatgaatgcgCACACATGCAATAAATTTACTTTAAAttcagaaagaaaaagacaCTTTTTTGTATCAAAATGTAAATATCATTAAGATTACTTAAATGTCAAATATCATTACTTAAATGTTTTTATAAATAGTGTATACCATAGAGACTATTTACCAGAGTTTTAACGAATTATATAAatcatagaaactaaattctaattttctctaaattagaggataaaaaaaagtcatttaaCTTTTTTCTTCCAAGAAACTTATACATTAAAAGAAGAATGTTGTTAccacaaattaatttgattttgtccaaaaaaaaaaaagcatggaAAAAAGGTTAGAAAAATTTGAGAATTGAAATGCTTTGAAGGCAGACAAAATAGGATAAtgtaaaaacattttaaaaataaagacaTAAGTGACAGCAAGAAGAATCTTGTATTTCAATTATAATTAAGATCACCAGCTTGGAATGGATGTTGTAGTAGTTTCAACTACAGAATATTATTGCCTCCAACTTTGCAACATACACCTATAGTTTTGGCCTCAACCTACTTTCTCAAACcttttctttcaaataaaattgttttttttttaaaaaaaaaaaaaaaagttctttttggaattttggttaagatttttaaatatttttaaaaaggtttttttttttttttttaataaatgagtatataaaaaagtatatttagGTAAGATGGTTTAGAAGAACATTCATTTTCCACTACCATGTTTGACAGTCTCTCTTTCATGAAATTTATGTTGCTAAAGTGAGAGAGTGTATTGACTATATTAATTacaattgtttttcttttaatttttcatttttatcctttggaaataaaatatcttttacttaatttctaatttaaaatgttttcaatGGTCCTTTGGATGAATGGTTAGCCTcataataaaatttatgttaaaattacaagtttaattaacgttaaaatactattttagtctctatattttgagtttttgtttcttatacTTTAAAAgtgttcattttggtctctatatttttaactttggttcattttggtctttgtACTTTGAAAAAGTGATCATCTTAGTCCatacattttcattttcaattcattttttaaggattaaaatggtcaccttttgaaaagtttaagctCCAAGATGAATGGaagttgaaagtataagaaTCAAAATGAACAATTTGAAATTACAGAGACCAAAACgaacaaaagtttaaaatatagggaccaaaatgaacacttttaaaatatagagacaaaaatgaatcaaaatctaaaatatagggaccaaagtagtatttatatctttaattaattactttttgGACCGCATCTTTATAAACTTTTTGAAAACGTAGATTAGATAAGATGACAACAATGTAGCAACAAGTTGGATGGAAGTGAGATGAAACAATTACAATGAAATTATTGTTAAAGAATTGGTGCTAAACTATAAATATTATCTATCCTCAACATTTTATCTAAGTTTCACTTTTATACTATAAATTAATGTTAGTTTAAAATGACGATGTTGataaaaatttggaattttgaattttgtaaaaatgttgatgaaaatcTTCTTGTTAAtagatatttctaaaaaaatatataaaaaaacaaaaaaaaatctaaattaataaagaaacatTTTTATGTTGTTTAAAcaacttaaaatatttattatttatattatatttacacgAATCACATTTGGTTGcttattactttttttatatttcatggattttttttatcatataatgaaaatattgacTCACTCTTTATGTTAATATCGAAttcataaaaatatgaaaaatatcgaTAAAGATGTCGACATGTTGAAGAACATTTAATAAGATGCTAACACAAAGTTAAAAAGCGAGAGTTGAGAGAGTCAAGAAAGATATCGAaggatatttttattattattattattaataaattgaaaagaattttgGTGTGGGGAATTCCAAAAGGACTGaagtgaaagaaagaaaagaaaatagaggTTTTGAAGTGAAAGAAAAGGAATGGaagaaaatatttgttttatggGGAGCAAAAAAGGGATAAACTTTTTGACTCAAAGTTCCACAGACTACATTTTTTGCAAAGGCAAAAACTGAGATCAGAAAATGAACTCACTGTTTTTGTTCTATTTGTACACTCAGTTTTTCcccaatttgaaaaaaaaaaatcaattttgctTTTTTGGTGTAGGACTGAAAATGGAATATCACACAAACAAAGAGTGTGCAATAAATTACACCCATTTTCAATTGTCATTTGTGTATTGTGCAAACCAAAATCATATCATCACTCTTTTCAAATCTTTTGATATGATTTGATGAGATTTTTTTCGATAATtatttcgtttttagttttgaaaacttaaacctatagattttaaggttatttttaatgtaaaaaatgagttaatttatttataaatatagatattataatattttactatatttgaaattaNgatattataatattttactatatttgaaattatttttactaGTTTTGTCATTTCAAATAATTACCCTAAATTTTACCTctgtttataattttttcttttaatatttttctatctattttctGTCAAgttttaaagtttttaaaaattaggttcTAAaagtttgtatttaaaaaaaaataataactagagttctttaaaaatgtgacaacgattattttaaaaatgataaaaataaataaacataaattttaaaagaaaaattcacggatagaaaaaatatcaaactatttacaaaaatagcaaaaaaatattgatttacattgatagacttctatcaatagTAAATTTTTATCAGTactagacttctatcaatttttgTCAACACTGATATATTTCTAttgatttctataaaaaaaaaatcaaaattttattattttatataaataattttctttatttttctatttttaaaaattaaaaaataaaacgaaGTTGATTTGAATTTGGATTTGGACCCATTTCTCCGATTTTCTACCAAAAACATGACcctaattttggatttttgttgttttctacaacatttttttaaaactaatttggGGTTGCTTTTGCTTTCCTTTTCTAATTAGTAAGAAATCTTTGTTCTTTCCgacttttttttctcctttttctaaTTGGGATTTGAGTAAGGGAATTGACCTTTTGGAGCcccttcacttttttttttttttttttcttttttccttcgtGAAATATAATTCAATAGTTAAATTAATGAATAATGAgtataaatgttaaaattgctgaataaatttttaagtatagcaaaatgtcattgtctattcATGATAGATCGCGATAGATATCTATCAAGGGATGATAGATTGCGACAGACATCATAGATTTCTATCACGGTCTATCACTGATCGATAgagatattttgctatatttgtaaataaattgattcattcttctttatttgaaaatagtcctaaattaattataagtttagtttctaatttcttatttataactattttattgTACTATTCAAAAAGGATTTAGGCGAAGAAATTTTTAATTCCCTTTTTGGACCATTTTAGAGatatattagttaatttattttagttttgattttttttcgagattttattttgagaaattatcacatataaaaaaaatgtcaaaatactTATTGaaatagtaaaagaaaaaaaaacactgatagacttttgtcagcgtctatcacatagtatcaatgataaacttctatcaatttttatcactaataaacttctataaacatctatcaaagaagattaaattttgttattttgtgtaaatagtttttcttattttttttatttttgaacatCCCCTTTATTTAAAGTCAagtctaattaaaatttgaatataaactttatctataaattgattaaattatacTCTCAATTTTTTAAGGTggcttttttttctcttattttcgtAGTTTATTACTATTTGTTATTTTTGCAGCTATGCCTTTTCtcccatttttcttttgtttgatATACTACACCAGTCCCTTGtttgtttgcttttttttttttttttttttgtttttttttttttttttttttttttttttaaatcagttGTCGTTATCAATTAGCGAAGGAAAAGATCATTATTTCGTAAGTTCAAAAAATTTCTTAAAGTTTAAGTAATTAAAAAGTCGAAGTGGCAAAAAATAGAGTGATATAATTTTTTGTTCACATCTAtatgaagaaaaacattttttaaaaaattaatccaactttttaaaactattttaaagaaattttaagCAATTAAAAAGTCAAAGTAGCAAAAAATATAGAgtgatataatttttttgttcaCATCTAtatgaagaaaaacattttttaaaaaattaatccattttttaaaactactttttatttattatgatatttttaaaactccCTTTTAATAATCTAAAATCACTCATTAAATTATACTCAACacactttaatttaataatttttttaaacgcACCTataaaaaagatcaaatttgtttaaaaagaaCTTTTCCTAAAGTTATTTCAAACACATTTCATTTGAATGTGcaatgaaattaataattttctttaaaagaaaattaagtaggGAAATCCACTACAAATTTATCAATAAATCAAACAATATCCAACCAGCGAAATTTATAagttaaattatagaaaatatcattgaactttcaaaacttTCGATAGTActcataaaaatgaaaatctttagtaTCTCCTTTCAAAATACTCTaaggttttaaaaaatttcttttactATCTGTAACCtcctttctttaaaaaaaaaaaaaaggaaaaaaaaaggtgtttTGAAATGTGCTTATGGTTTATAGTCTAACCATATAGACATTTAAACTCAATCATGACATTATTTGAATCTAGCTACAAAATCAAGCATATGAAAATAATACTCAAACTTGATAATTAGAAGTTAACATTAAGTTAAAAAAACATTccaaaaaatatagaaaaaaatatttctcttaGAATAATTGTTAGGGACAACGGACCTCCAccatggtatgatattgtccatgAATGACACCTTGAGCACTCTTTGTTAAGGACAATGAAACTCTAGATATCttcacaatggtatgatatatCCACTTTCGATATAAACCCTCATGGTTTTACTTTTAAAACCACCCAAAACGCCTCGTATCATTGGAGATAATTATCATCCCTTATAAACCTATgaccattcttttatttaaccgaTATGGAACTTTGATTGCATTTTCATCTAACAATAATCTTGTCCCAAAAAAAGATTGCTAATAGTTAGCTAAAAAACTAACTTTAGTTTTAGAATTAGGAGTGTTAAGAGATACTATTTGAgggaaaaaattatttgaattatttgatgcgTTGATAAGGAAGGAAGAATATATTTCTAAAACGGACAAACAAATGTAtcgatttcattttttattttctatcccAAGGTTGGTTTGATACCTAAACATAATAATGATTATGTTTGattcttttcttcattttttaattactttCCGCCAATTTTGATTCTTCcatttttagtcttttaagAATGGAAAATTATTGAGGGTTTAAACTGAGTTATATAAAATCCACCAAAATTTatagatagaaaaaaatatcaaactatttacttatatatatatatatgaaaaatatttatacacaTTGATAAACTTCtgtcagtgtctatcagtgatagacttctatcaatttctatcaagACATTGGTAGGCTTCTAACATCTATCAATctctattaaaaataaataaataaaatttttctattttgaataaatagtttttcttattttgaaaacatagaTTTAGGGGGCAAGCAAAtagttgattattatagtcttatattattataattgggttataataatttgtgtttgggaagtagattattttagtttagattataatagtatgtgtttgagatgcaaactattttagtttaagaagaaaatagtaaacattataacaaagaataaaaaaatgataatataaaatattaaatactgtagaaaatagtaaatacagttagagttttgaaataatgttgacTGTAGCTAATTGAGTAATACAAAAGAGTATTTACTGTAGCAAGGAgtgattattatagttttagTTCTTGTCCTAAACACGCCCTTAGTAGtagaatatttttattaaatcataTATTCGAATTTCTTTTATCTCctcatacatatatatatatatgtatatatgaaaatggacaaaatcttaccaaaaaaaaaaaaaataataataattaatgtcCACATCAATGACAATTTAAAAAAAGTGGAACTATTATATTACTTTAAAGcattaattttatttctggttgcaaatattaaaaaaagaaatttttttaattttttaatttttttcataccAATAGAGATGGAGAATACGAACCCCAAACCTTTTGATTGCTAAGATATACGAAAAAAATcactaattacaaatttataatatatcaatataatttGAGTAACAATCTAAGacataaaagttttatttttaacagCAAAATATCAAGAAATTCCCTCCTAACATTAGTGTAAATGCACAAACCCATTAAATACACACATACAAAGTTAAACTAAActtaaataatgataataactTTGAGATTTGTGTCTATTTCgatcttaaactttcaaattaaattaatttattatataaaaaattaaattttatcttttaaaattctaaaattttaattttgggtctattatattcattatattgtttgaaaagaaaaataaaatttgagaacCACTTATATAAGTTTAATGTGAAAAAAGTACAAATTATTACACAAATGGTTGCtcttttattaatatatcaccattataaaatatcatatctcaattgaaaaaataaaaaaaacgatCACATTTTAGTTAGGAAACCAAAAACGATCACATTTTAGTTAGGAAACCAAAAACATAGTGTAATCATATATCGATAAATCATAATTGAATCATAacttaaagagagaaaaaaaaaaaaagtgtaaattaatGTTCATCGTGCAACCCACATATTAATCCAAGTTTCGATTACGTAATCAAAGTACACAACTTTCAAGACAAGCACAATTTTTTCTAACCTcccgaaaataaaataataaaaataaaaaggtctTCCAAATTTCTGTGCTCGTCTTCTCCAAGTTTCCCCTTTTTTCAAACCGAGTCCCTTCCACTCTGCAACTCCAAAATTTTCCTCTCAAAATTCTCCCATTAATGGCCCAAACCCTCATCTCTCCCTCTACCAGTCCCCTTCATTCTTCCAACCCTGTTTCCAGTTTTCCGATCATTGCCGTCGCTGTCATCGGAATCTGCGCCACTGCGTTTTTACTCGTCACCTATTACGTCTTCGTCATAAAATGCTGTCTCAACTGGCAACGAATAGAAATCCTTCGCCGGTTTTCTCTCTCCCGTCGCCGTGAAGAGACTTTAATACTCCGGCAGCCAGCAGAGCCACGTGGGTTAGACCCATCAACGATCCAATCAATCCCACTTATTAGTTACAAAAAACCCATTAACGAAACTACCAGCGGCGGCGAATGCGCCGTTTGTCTGACGGAGTTTCAAACGGAGGAGCAATTGAGGAAAATTCCGATTTGTAGTCATCTCTTTCATATTGATTGCATCGACATTTGGCTTCAGAATAATTCCAATTGCCCACTTTGCAGAACCTCAATCTCCGCTCAAAATTGGCTGATTCCAACCGATCAAGCCCCTTCCCCTCAAGATTTGGGCCTCAATACCGGCAGCCACATTTCCGTCGCCGATGAGAATTTCGTTGTGATTGAACTGGGTCGGAATCTAGATCGCCGCCGACATCCGGCGTTGGGGTCCAGCGAAGCGGCGGAATCGGGGAGAAAGTTTAAGAAGGTTACGAGTATGGGGGATGAGTGTATTGACATGAGGGAGAAGGATGAGGAGTTCATAGTGCAGCCGATTAGAAGGTCGTTTTCGATGGATTCATCCGGCGACCGGCAGCTGTATATGGCGGTGCAAGCGGCGGTGCGGGAGAAGGGTGACGGTGAGAATGGAGTTGAAGTTGAGGGTTGTAGTAGCAGAGTACGAagatctttcttttcttttgggaGTGGCAGAGGATCTAGAAATGCAGTTTTGCCCATTCAGTTTCAACCTTAAAAGActctgtttctttcttttttttttttttcctttctcatcattgtaatttgtaatttggtAATATAGGTTATAGTATATTGTTGATAATTGTTTGATTTTGGTGGAAAATTTTACCTTTTGATTCTGATTTGTTGGGGTTTTGAGCGTGAAAATTTTTCGTtttggtgtttttttttatcacaagAACCGTATTCAAAGAAGGGTATTAACATCAACCTAACGAATGAATTTGGAGTGTTTGGGCCATGAAGTTGGGTTGGCTAGAAAAACTACCCCAATATTTGACTCGTCAAATTGataacttcaaagaaatttGTTGAAAATACAAAATATGTAACTAAGTGAATGCAATAGAAATAAGTGTTAGGATTGATTTTAGACCAAAAGTTATAATTAGACATGAAATAAAGAGAAGCAACAAGTCAAGAAAATAGTAAGATTTTTAGGCCATAAATATAAATCGTACCTTTAGGCTCAAATTAAGGTGCTCAACCTCGACCAAAATCGAACATCTTCCTCTAAACTCATTTTGGTCATAGGGTGATATTTTGAACCCTAGCCAAAAGCGAACTCAAACACGTCTCTATTGGAACAACCTAGGTCAATCacctctataaatacatcaatATAACTTCATATGAGGTAATTGAAATCATACTCTCAAACTCTCTAATTTCCATATTCTTCACACTTTGACTTAAGTATCGAGTGTGT
Proteins encoded:
- the LOC120068014 gene encoding RING-H2 finger protein ATL16-like, with the protein product MAQTLISPSTSPLHSSNPVSSFPIIAVAVIGICATAFLLVTYYVFVIKCCLNWQRIEILRRFSLSRRREETLILRQPAEPRGLDPSTIQSIPLISYKKPINETTSGGECAVCLTEFQTEEQLRKIPICSHLFHIDCIDIWLQNNSNCPLCRTSISAQNWLIPTDQAPSPQDLGLNTGSHISVADENFVVIELGRNLDRRRHPALGSSEAAESGRKFKKVTSMGDECIDMREKDEEFIVQPIRRSFSMDSSGDRQLYMAVQAAVREKGDGENGVEVEGCSSRVRRSFFSFGSGRGSRNAVLPIQFQP